A window of the Diabrotica undecimpunctata isolate CICGRU chromosome 1, icDiaUnde3, whole genome shotgun sequence genome harbors these coding sequences:
- the LOC140434375 gene encoding general transcription factor II-I repeat domain-containing protein 2-like, translated as MSAAKKSKTYFNNAWEEEFLFTMVKDKYVYLVGRSSDALPKRGNLERHYKTLHKNYENDFPQKSLFRKRKVQDLKSSLKTEQSMFTRPVKQSVAATIASFKISYILAQHKKPFEDGEVVKEAFRLFQDFKNKADIMSVIKEVQLSRPTVTRRIEIIGKDLESQVKSGIMKCMYFSLQFDESTDMTDTAQLCIFIRMVFSDMLAKEELLTTLPLKEKTRGEDIYNFFINFVKQYELPIYKLVCTTTDGAPSMTSINNGFVALCRANDDFPSFFFHFIASFTSKFCVPKF; from the coding sequence ATGAGTGCTGCGAAAAAgagtaaaacatattttaataatgCGTGGGAAGAAGAATTCCTGTTTACTATGGTGAAAGATAAGTATGTTTATCTTGTTGGTCGGTCTTCCGATGCTCTGCCCAAACGCGGAAATTTAGAACGGCATTATAAAACTTTGCATAAAAACTATGAAAATGATTTTCCGCAAAAGAGTTTGTTTAGAAAACGGAAAGTACAAGACTTGAAAAGTAGTTTGAAGACGGAACAATCAATGTTCACTAGGCCTGTTAAACAATCAGTAGCTGCAACGATTGCGTCGTTCAAAATTTCTTATATATTGGCACAACATAAAAAACCATTTGAAGATGGAGAGGTAGTGAAGGAAGCATTCAGGTTATTTCAGGACTTCAAAAATAAAGCAGATATTATGTCCGTCATCAAAGAAGTCCAGTTGTCACGTCCAACGGTTACTAGACGTATCGAAATCATTGGCAAAGATTTGGAAAGTCAAGTTAAAAGTGGTATTATGAAGTGTATGTACTTTTCTTTGCAATTTGACGAGTCAACCGATATGACTGATACCGCCCAGTTGTGTATTTTCATTCGGATGGTATTTTCTGACATGTTGGCTAAAGAAGAATTGTTAACAACGCTGCCTCTGAAAGAAAAAACTCGCGGAGAAGATATATAcaacttttttataaattttgtcaAACAATACGAGCTACCGATTTACAAACTCGTGTGTACTACAACAGATGGTGCACCATCCATGACATCCATTAACAATGGATTTGTTGCATTATGTCGAGCTAACGATGACTTTCCatcgtttttttttcattttattgcaTCATTCACCAGCAAGTTTTGTgttccaaaattttaa